Part of the Carassius auratus strain Wakin chromosome 8, ASM336829v1, whole genome shotgun sequence genome is shown below.
ACCTCCCCACCCTTCAAATTCACTAGAACTAAGAACACAGAGATAGAAGGCATGTGCGCGACAGTCCATAAAAGGTCTTTACAAGATCAAAGTAACACTGTAAATTGCATAAGATGCAATTCTATTCTAGGCCCTGTCAAATTCACTACAAGTCAATGTGATCCTGGGACTCTTTCACTGGCCGTGCAGTCGAATTCTCTTGACCTGGTTTCACCGCTTGCTTGATGGGCTGTGAAGGGAGTGGTCAGTGTTTGCATTTTTAAGTGCTCATAGCATGAAAGAGACACAAAAGAAGCAGAGCAGTACAGCAGTGTTTCAGTTTGCCTGCAGACAGACCGGCAGTGCTCTGCTCTTTATCACAGTTCTACCCTTTACCTTACTGCAGAAGAAGTGAAGTAAATTTCACACTTGTGGTTATAGCAGACCACAGAGGCACACAACTGTGACACTGATAAAGCCGGTCTGTTTTGTAGCAACCAACGTTTTTAGGAAGAGGAGAGAGATATCTTTGAATATGTTGtgtaacatttagtcattttgtggttgattttttaactgtttattttattttactaaatgcTATACTTTTCCTTTGAATAGTTATAGTGAAAAGTGTTCATTATTCATGCCCCGCATTATTAATGAATCTGCAGTTTCACACAGAATTGGCAGGTTTTCAGTCGCAAAAAtttcttatgtatttattaaacatttggcTATGATACTTTAAACTAGCAATAATGAATgcagtaacaaaaaaataattaattaatttccaaGTTATAAAGTTTTATAGATTTgtaccaaaataaatgtgcaaaaagtcCATATTCCGTTTGGaatccttgtgaaaaagaagaaagaaaagttgtgcacttgtagtgtagtaaaaataaaaatctagtgTTCGTTTTAacacacttaagtgcactttCAAAAAGTTTGAATGTTTTCTCATGGTTTAAAGTGcaagaaataattattataaatgtgtaattaaacaTTAGTTCCCCGAATAGcacaaatgtttgtttgtatacGGCAGTACCATATTTAAGAAACAATAGAATTACTTATGAAACGTACGTTTAACTAATTTTAGctgcattttataaaaatttgAATGGTGATAATACAACataagtttaaatgcatgtttgaaaaaataaattgcatttacactTCAGTATATAATTTTAAAGTATAAGTATTGTAAAAGCATGTACTTCTTTTTCCCAAGggactgcttgaaaaagctgtaaaagaTATCACACATATAGAACATATCATAGAAACTAGTTCTCATTCTCCACCTTACAGCTGAAATATCTAAGCTTGCTGTTTTTTCAGGtcagttttaattcattttgccGACTCACTCCAATGGCAGGCATTTCAGAAATGCATAACCTACAGCGGCAGGGCACAGATCTTCAGATGCAAATAAACACAAGCACTGCTCCATTCACTGGATACTCCCTCAAACTAATCtcatattacatttttgaatataaGCAGAACGTCTGGTCCAGTTTTCATCTCAGTCTGGtcaagaaacagagagaaaacattgaagaaaaaaactgaagaaaaaaagttattgcaactttttatctcatgatTCTGACCTTTTCTGACTTCTCttctcagaattgtaagatataaacttatCAAGACTTAAAGAGTTATAAAGCCaaattctgagagaaaaaaagagagcgaCAGAATTGGGAGTCAACTAAAACGTCACAATTACCTTGTAccttgatttttttattcatcatagTGGAAACTGcttcaatattttatgtttgacTTTTTAATAATATCTAAAGTATCACATGTGACTGTTTGAAACCTGTTTCTTCAGATAATggtatttcaaacattttatcaATGCTTTccaccacacacatgcacacagtttttcatatattattcattcagttttttttatgttgattctTTTCTTTCATATGTTTGTTCATCTTTTCAATCACACATTAGCCAGATTTAAGGATGTAGTTAGACATCTGTTCTGTCATCAGAATATGTTGACTTTCTCTCTTGTGTAGTTTGGCACTAGTATAAAAGTAGAAGGATGTACTGTACTTTTACCTCATGGATGGATGACGTTTAGACTCCCCATGATAAATATCACATACAGCTGTTTAATTGTTTTATCATCATTAAAATTCCAACTGTAGAATACAAACTAAATGTGCAAAGTGCAAAACAAACCTCTAGTGTACAGTCTGTGCTGTATAACTATTATTATACTGTGTGCTGTCAATATGTCTGTCTAGTTTAAATAACTTCTTATCCTTTTAAGATGGATGTAATCATGATGGAAGCGCTTGTTATTATTGGGCATATTCAGGATGCCTTTAAACGGTTTGATGCAGACCTACTGTATAGTGGCAAGATAGCCTGTAATGTCACAACTGAAAGCACTCAGAAACCCTTTATCCAGTGAATCTCATCTGCTCTGCAGTTTAAAGCTCACAGCGTGGGTTAATCTGACCATGCTGTTAGTATTATAAAAGTGGCCTAACAGGGAAATCTGGTTGTTGTCTTCAGGTGGGTGATATTGAAGAAGACTGGCTGCATGAGTTCTTGATGGTGAGTTTGATGCATTTCACATGTCCTTCATTCAAACACACATCTGATGATGCTCAATGTAGCGTTGTagaaaagctgtttttaaacatGCTCTTTACTGTTCTAATGGTCACACAGACATTGTCAGAGATGTCCATCTGTTCAAACCtgctatatatatacacacacctttGCAAAGTGAACTTTACTCTGCTAAACGGACACTGTAAACCTAAAGGTGTTTGTCTCATGTATACAACCGGTCTTTTGTGCACCATAAAACCCTGTTATGTTATCTGCTGTTGTCATGTTGTGAGCACACAGAAGTTGAATCACAGATTTGATGATTTTCCTGCTAGATATAATGTGTATATGATCTCTGTAGCCTCTTTTACATTTAATTGCCATCTCAGTTAATTGTATTTGAAGTTCAGCTTGTTCTAAATTGGCatgacaaaatgtcaaaatacattgtCCAGGGGCATTTATAGTTTTTCATCAGTACTGAGGCACAGGCCCCCAACAAAAAAAGTGTGCCAATGTTTTGATAcacttttaaatactttattggatgtaaatggatataaATCATCTTTAGAGTTAATCTCAAGCTGCACACACAGTAAATAACTGCTTCATCAATAGAAGACATTAAAAGCAATATAGAAAACATGATAGAGTTTTGTTTTCTACAGTAGATTGTAGACACATATCCATCTCTAGTTACTGTTTCAGTGTGAGAAACCACTGCAGACAATCCTCTACATGAGTGAACAGTCTGAAAAAATATCAAATTGAACCATGAACAGTTTGAAAGTCATTTCTATAGGAATCAATGCACTTAGGAGTTTCACATCCAGATTACGCTCATGTTCAGGTTGTTCACATTAATTTGCTGCTTTGGGCAGTTGAAAGCGGCTTGGTTTGAATGTGAATTTCATTGCTACAATGTTAACAatgggctttttttttatttaatttatctgaaatatcaATATTATCACAGCAgctttaggcttttttttttttttaaataacaaaatgttctaaataagtaattttttgaGCTGTGTTTTTAAGATGTCTGTGCTTTTTGTGCTACGTCTTTGAGATTTCTGTACTTGTGATTTGCTTATGGATCCTATTTTTATGCGGATCCATTTTTAAATTACAGACTTTTTGTTAAACtgtgaaaaaagagaaaagaaattcAGGGTTAAGTGTGTGGTGCAAACTGTTAAGATGAAACTGACATGAACAACGCAGTGTTGACCAGATCTAGCTACCCACAATACTCTAATGGTTAGGAGTGATTATCTTTCTTGCTTCCTTCTACAGACAAGTTTCTGAAGACTGAAAAGGTATCATTGACATCACTGTAAATGTAGAAATGAGGCCATGTGTTGATTCATTTTTCTGATGTCAAAAAATGGGAAATTTTAATAAGTGATGAATTAGAGTTCTGCTAATtacagtatgtattttatttgaaatcagTGTACTTATATGATTCTCAGGATATGATCCTTTAATGAATTTCGAGGTGCAACAGTGGATAAACACACTGGAAATAATGGAATTGTCTTATGTAAATCATATCTCCTTAGACGGTGCAAAAGCATAAGCCATGCTTCGTTGCCCTGCACTTTCAGGAAGTTGGTGGAAAGGACTATATGGTGAACATGAGCCACGCAGAGAACTTTTTCCGGTGAGATTTTTGTGAGATATTGCAAATTCTGGCCTACAAACTAGTAACCTTATTAAAAGTACTGTACCGTGTCAGTATCTTAAAGAGCAAACCACTGATAACAGTGTTTGTATAACATGAAATTTACATGAATAACATACAGAATGTTTACAAATTACAGTGTTTATTGTTTCTCTATAtatgtacaggtccttctaaaaagattagcatattgtgataaaagttcattattttccataatgtaatgataaaaattatactttcatatattttagattcattacacaccaactgaaatatttcaggtcttttattgtttaaatactgatgattttggcagacagctcatgaaaacccaaaattcctatctcaaaaaattagcatatcatgaaaaggttctctaaacgagctattaacctaatcatctgaattaactaattaactctaaacgcCTGCAAAAGAtttctgaggcttttaaaaactcccagcctggttaaTTAcacaaaaccgcaatcatgggtaagactgccgacctgactgctgtccagaaggccatcattgacaccctcaagcgagagggtaagacaaagaaataaatttctgaacgaatagggtGTTCCCAGattgctgtatcaaggcacctcagtgggaagtttgtgggaaagaaaaagtgtggcaaaaaacgctgcacaacgagaagaggtgaccggaccctgaggaagattgtggagaaggaccgattccagaccttgggggacctgcggaagcagtggactgagtctggagtagaaacatccagagccaccgtgcacaggcgtgtgcaggaaatgggctacagagaagcagcactggactgttgctcagtggtccaaagtactttttttggatgaaagcaaattttgcatgtcattcgggaatcaaggtgccagagtctggaggaagactggggagaaggaaattccaaaatgcctgaagtccagtgtcaagtacccacagtcagtgatggtctggggtgccatgtcagctgctggtgctggtccactgtgttttatcaagggcagggtcaatgcagctagttatcaggagattttggagcacttcatgcttccatctgatgaaaagctttatggagatgaagattccGTTTTTACAGCACGACCTGGGACCTGCTCAcactcacagtgccaaaaccactggtaaatggtttactgaccatggtattactgtgctcaattggcctgccaactctcctgacctgaaccccatagagaatctgtgggatattgtgaagggaaagttgagagacacaagacccaacactctggatgagcttaaggccgctatcgaagcatcctgggcctccataacacctcagcagtgccacaggctgattgcctccatgccacgctgcattgaagcagtcatttctgcaaaaggattcctgaccaagtattgagtgcataactgaacataattatttgaaggttgactttttttgtattaaaaacacttttattgtattggtcggatgaaatatgctaattttttgagataggaattttgggttttcatgagctgtatgccaaaatcatgagtattaaaacaataaaagacttgaaatatttcagttgtgtgcaatgaatctaaaatatatgaaagttaaatttttatcattacattacggaaaataatgaatttttatcacaatatgctaattttttgagaaggacctgtatgtctgtgtatatatgtgtatatatatatatatatatatatatatgtgtgtgtgtgtgtgtgtgtgtgtgtgtgtgtgtgtgtgtgtgtgtgtgtgtgtgtgcaagaattatattattttttatccttTATCCTTTTTTATAGGACCATAGAGTCCAAACATGTGATGGCTGACTTCGACAGAGTCTGTGTTTATGTAGACAGTAATTTCAAGGCTGTTGACAGTTTCACGGTGAGTGATATGGCTGTTTCAGTATCTGGCAAGATGATTTCACTTGGTTACTTAGTGATTTAGCTCATTTGAAACACATCTAACCGTCATGCAGTCAAAGTGTTGACTTCTGCACCAACAGAGCTGTGGTTGCTTTGAATGTCCACTGGGTGGTGCTATACAATCGTTTTGAAATCTACCAGTACTCACTTCATTCACCTTCCTGTTATTGTAGTGCAACTTCAAAGTTAAAGAATAGGCCATCcacataaattaaaacttttttaaggttatttatttatttatttattttttactatgtatttatttaaggcgagacactgcaggtgaatagggaaaaaaaaataactaatagttatcaccttacttaaccagttgattgattaccttgattattgcaaaaaaattttgtattataagttttcaaaaatgttatgtttaaatatgcaaatgaggcattatttaatgaaatatgtgctaatttgcataaatttctagtgcaaaaatctgaacactagatgaagtcagtttcaaattttttgaaatcatattagagtcaaatgtttttacagagggaattctggttatctttctttgtcactccataattcagaaaatactttgaacagccagaaaacaatatattttcacaattttggggggaataaaatgttgtatataatcaaggaaaatatatatgaacaaatccctctgtaaaaaccttcagaatatagacaggaataaaaatgtcaagtttggtgtgtgtaagtgctactgaagtggagatttatggctcagtgttgaagaaaaaactcattttgagaaaacggcctttaaaaatatgttttgtaattgaaatctattgacacaaacagataaagtgctataaaagaaacacttaacagtgtcttttagatgttttccttccactaatttgaaaaagcactttatgaaaaaccaaaaagcccaaaatctcaaaattgacaggtgcttgaaaaaacagtgtttttgcctgcagtgtctcaccttaaatGAATGAGGACATGGACTTTCaatgtcaaaaaaagaaagaaaagacaaaagaaaGCACAAAAACAGTACCCATGCAAGTTGTGCTCTATTtttaaagtcttctgaagccatgcaaTAGTTCTGTTTAACAGACTGcagttaaatttgttttaaaatatgtataattgttCCAACAGTGAGCTGCTGCAATCAGATCATTGTATGAGTGAGATCAATGGATCAGTccaatttgtgaacaaatcaaACTCATAATTTCACTAACCCTTTAGCTGATTTTAACTGGTCAAAGTGCTACAACAGATCATAAAATATTAAgttatgcaaaataaaacatacacTGGGGTCTAATAGTCTGTGAAAGACCATATTGAAAATGAGGATTCAGAATCTAATTTAAACCTGTAAACAGAaaatctaaaacaacaacaaaaaactttctAAAAGTTAGATATCTCGtttctaaacaaaaatacaaagacCTCTTGAGTAAGTCCATTCTTAGTCAGCTGCTGTCTAACAACAGTGACGACCAAAGACAGAGCCCTGTGGCACCCCTTTCATTACTCAGAGTAAAATCTGTAAAAAGAGAGAAGTTGCTGGTGTTTGGCAGGGTATTAACCCCCAGCCCACCCAGGTGAgaggtactgtgtgtgtgtttgtacactaTGTGTTACGTCTGTACCTTGATGGACTGGGTTAATGTGCAGGAGTGGCCAGGCAGCGGGCCGAGTCAATACGTTTAACTCCAGATTAAAACTATTGATTTGGCCCTCTCATCTGAACATGATAAATAAACTTAAGTTCTGcgtctgtgagtgagtgagtgtgtatttgATTTGTTGATGCAGGAGGATCAgtgaggttttttgttttttgttttttgtatgtgGACCCTTTGCCAAACCAActtcagtttttgttaaaaaaaaaaaagtacgtaaaaatgtttcatgtttctacaTGCCCATTCACATACATACACTAAAATAGAGATCAGTACACTCACAGCTGTACACCTATCTTCATCAATCAGGCCAGtgcagcatttaataaaaaaatattgacctaaaagtgatttttttttatctaaccaCCATTTGTACGATGAGTGTGCCAGACACTCTCTGCatttacacgcacacacacacacacacacatacacacacacacacacacacacacacacacacacacacgcgcgcgcgcagacacacacacacacacacacacacacacactcactcactcttccCAGTCAAGCGATTATTCAGAGCCCTCAGAAAACTAATTACAAATCAATACAGATGATGTGAGACAAATGAGAATGAAGGTGGGTGTTAACACAGACAgtgactatgtgtgtgtgtgtgtgtgtgtgttagagagtgtgtgagtgggtTCATGCACTGCATTGAGGACCTTCATTATAAAAAGTTGCAAAATTTCAGCAAGATTAGTTTATTTTATGCCATCACAGTAATTTGCTTTAACTATCAAAGAGACAAATTTTTCCCATGCCTCagtgatattttaaatataataggTCCTTGTCAGCAGTATTTAATGATATCTTACTGCAATACAATATATTGGCTATTAGTTCTTTAGCTTCAAACTGTGGAATAATCTAAATCTGGAAGTATGTAATTTGAAGTCAGTTGTCTTTGTTCATACGCTAAAAAaaggggtcagtaagatttattaacATTTGAAAGAGTCtgtttcatttgatcaaaaatgcattttattttaatatactataaaatgtaatgtattcttttgatgcaaagctgaactttctgAAGTCTTCAgtatgatcttcagaaatcattctaacaattctgatttgctgctcaagaaacatttcttataattgtcaatgttaaaagaaaagcaattttttgaaatgtaactttttgatgaaaaacaaaactgcatTGTAATTTTATACTAGaatataaaatgctaattatcCAAACTTTGacctctttttaaaaaaagtcagaatccAGTCATTTCCCAGTCTCCCTCCCGAGTCATTTCTTGTCCCTCCATAGCCATGGCATCTGGCTAGTGCATGTGCCTGCTGTAATATCCTGTATCTCAAGACTGGTCACCTAGAAAGCATTGTCATATTAAAAAGCATAATTCCTTTCACAAGATTTATATATTTCTCCTGGGATGGGTATTTGGAAGAAAgcatggctgtgtgtgtgtgtgtgtgtgtgtttatagtgtgGCGTGCTTCATGTCAAAACATCCCTCAACGGCGGGTCATTTTTCTCTGCCATGCATGGGGCTTGTGTTGGGCCAACAGCAGGGCTCTGTGTTTAATCCCTGTGtgattgttttaattttctgtccGTATTGATCTCTGCGGGACTGGATTGATGTGCGCTCACTGGAGCAAGCAGCTAGTACATTAAATCCATTCAGCATGCTGTCAGAAAAGGTTTGTGTGTTTATCGGATTGGCATATCTGGATGTTACCAAAACTAAAAACCATAGGGAAGTCTGTAATGGGATAGTTCAGAAAGATTATTGACTTAATAGTGTCTTGAAAGTCAGGGTTTAAAGATTATGATGTGTGCACATCATCAGCATCTTTCAAAATCAGAACAGCTCTTTAGACATTAGGGATCTCTGTTAACCCCTGCTTGTGCATGACTTTAAGCAGTCAGATCATTAGCCCAGTATCCAATCAGGACATTATTAAAGCTTCAATCAGAAGATCACGTGAAATCATTCatgattgtttgtttgtctgtttgactgattgatttatttgtttttaggcTCTGGGAAGCATGTATTTCATCCACAAGTCTCTGAAAAATATCCAACAATATGACTTCAGTGGTAAGTTTTTAAACTAATATAAGGTGTCATGGTTGATTATCATTCCAGGTCATACCGTAAAATCAGTATAACGTAATATACAGTCTCAGCCTGATCACCCTTTTAGGGGTTATTTATAAATagtcaaaaaatatatagaataaaatatttgtagAGTGGTCATCTGATCAAGCACTGTAATCTGGATGAGCTGAGATTTATTCAAGAATATATGAAGGCTGAATGATGTAAATAGACAGAGTCAGTTTTTATAGAATTCGGATAAATAAACCTATATTTTCTTgacatattttagtattttaacatgaaaaatgatggtACCTTACCTAAATTATCAAGTATCTATACTTATGATTAAAGTACTGTAGTACTGCCTTTAATTTATACTTATGAAAACATAAGTAacagaaaatgacagaattacaGTCTACTGAGAAGCACCGCTGGATGCGTTAAAGTAATTAGAATTCAAATGTTCAAAATTTAGGttcattcatataatttaataaacagtACTGGTTCTCAaaattatttactaatatatattacagtatttatgtaAATGCTAAATTGAATGTCTGTTTGATGATATGGTCATTTATATACAGAGATTATGTTGTGAAGCGGATTAAAAGTTTCAATATTTCACATGTGAATCATATTTATAAGATACTTGTTTTGTACaaaatctgtacttttaattttttctaataAAGTTATGAATTTCAGTGAAATTCACACAAAATACCACatgttgaaaacaaaacattaactgCCATTAACTGATAAATTTCCAttcaacacaaaacaaataaatgttctgCTTTGACTCATTAGGTTAGAGTCTCTGATAAAACGGGATTTAACCTCATAAGCTTTTCCACTAGGCTTCATCTGTTCTAGTCACAGCATCTCATGAATAAGCTCTCAAGAAGAGGACTAATAGAAGAGCCATTAAGATCAGCGGACCAATGAATCTGGTCCCTATCAAATCAGTGTCTCATAGATCCGGCGCTCACAGCCTACAGCCACGCGACAGCTCTAACATTAGTATattgattttacatttgcatgCTTTTCTTACAATATGTCTTGTTTGTTTACCCCTCCTCCTTGTAGAGAAGGAGTTTATAGCTGTATCAGGCCATAACAAGTACATGGGCTCGCTGGGAGTAATTACTACCATAGAAAAAGAGAAATTCCCTAAGAACTTTTGGCCTGATGtaagtgtgtgtttctttttaaacTATTGTACTcaatttttatttagttcagaATCTCTGGTAtcacacacttctttttttgaATACATTATTAAGGTTTATTTTGCTTGTATTGCTTAAATGTACAATGCACAGAGCATTTGTGTGTTTGCGAACTCTGGTAGCAGAGCAAATAAGTTCCTCTGCACTATTCTTGAAAATTACATTATTACTAAAATACAGTTAATTacgattccaaaaaaaaaaagcactgttaCTCATATTTGGTCTTTAAATCTATATGATTGCATCCTTGGTTTTcatatgcatttgtgtgtgcatttaattacagtttaagtgGTCCAGAAAAGGCTACATGAGGACACGATGGCTCATTAACAACCAGTatgtttgtgcacacacacacacactcacacacacacttcacctttcTATCATGTATGTGTTTTGGGCCTTAAACACTTTGTGTTAGCTGTGTGTTAGTGGAATCGAGTGTCATCAGAAGTGCATTAGTTGCAGACATGTGGCAGCAGCACAATAGAGGAGCACTGGAAGCTGAAGACTGAGTGAACTGTCTGAGAGCCTGTGTACTCCATCCTGTCAGCTAATGTCCTGCATCAGTCACAGACACTGACAGGATTGATAGACCCCCCCGTCCCCCAAATTAATAtgttatctctgtgtgtgtgtgtgtgtgtgtgtacaggggtTTAGACCTGGTGAATGTTCACCTGTTTCACGACGCCTCCAATCTCATAGCCTGCAACTCTAGTCCGTCAGTGTATTCTGCAAACCGCAAGGAAGCGCTCAGATACGTCATCAAAAGGTTTGTGCTTTTGAATTATTCCATAAATGcagaacaaaaaatttaaattagctgaaaatgtactcaccttcgagccatccaagatgtagatgactttgtttcttcgtcagaacagattttgagaccttacatcacttgctcacctgtggatgctctgcagtgaatgggtgccgtcagaatgagagtccaaacagctgataaaaacaccacgataatacacaagtaatccacaccactccagtccatcatctTGTGGAGTGGAAAActggatttttattaaaaaaaacaagtccTATCATTAAGAATAAGATTAAGTTTGAACTGCCACTTCTGGCCAAATACAagttcataattcataataatgctacctccattgaaaaagtccatcctctgttgtcctctcacatcaaaatccaccaacatgatTTTTTACTAACTAACTGTTTTGTCTTGTAAATGATGCTTGATCTGTTTcatatttctcacctgattcagacAACTTTTTTCATTGAAGAAAGTAACATTTATAGAGTGAGGACATGGTttgaagcaatggtttgaagttaaaaacatagTAATAGTGGATTTACAAGCCATAGTCAtagcttgtggattattgtggtgtttttatcagctgtttggactctcattctgactgcactcattcactgcagaggatccactggtgagcaagttatgtaatactacatttctccaaatctgttctgatgaaaatgcaaacacatctacatcttggatggtctgagcaGATACAATTTTAAGCCAATTTTCACTTTtgagtgaacttttcctttaaccaTGGACACAGTGGtggagaaaataatataaaattataatttcatagTTCACTAGAATTGAGCTCTAGCCAACATTATTTCCAGCTGGAGATGCTCTTACACACAGAAATACATCACAGTAAAATTctgtgtcttgtcttgtcttgcagCAGAAAAGACACTGAGTTAAATGAGGTTTTTGGTCCCATTTCTAACTCTTTCTCTTGTCTTGCAGGATATCAGATAGCAGCTACAGTCCTCTCCCCTTCTTCCTGTTTGGGGATTTCAATTTCCGCCTTGACACATGTAGTCTAGTACAGGTAGGTCTGTCTGATATACTGCATGATATATCTGACCACTGAAGGAATaacacataaattatataaagatgCATAtgggtatttgtgtgtgtgcaga
Proteins encoded:
- the LOC113107359 gene encoding type I inositol 1,4,5-trisphosphate 5-phosphatase-like — translated: MEMPTDVLLVTANVGSLFDNVGDIEEDWLHEFLMTVQKHKPCFVALHFQEVGGKDYMVNMSHAENFFRTIESKHVMADFDRVCVYVDSNFKAVDSFTALGSMYFIHKSLKNIQQYDFSEKEFIAVSGHNKYMGSLGVITTIEKEKFPKNFWPDFKWSRKGYMRTRWLINNQGLDLVNVHLFHDASNLIACNSSPSVYSANRKEALRYVIKRISDSSYSPLPFFLFGDFNFRLDTCSLVQNLCMSADIPMVKRNSSNEIIYEEKDNDHKVLLRIEPKIFTYLHQAMFRENNGKELLKYDKEISAFHDVITEEEIHFPPSYPYSEDYTKPTQYMNTRCPAWCDRILMSHSASDIIHRREEGESGVVYNTLGSNICMGDHKPVFLFFPMKTITH